GTACAACCATCTCTCATAACATCACATATTTTTCTGCTTTGTATGCACGATCCAACAAATATTTTGCTCAGTAATCCGTGGCAAAAACACACCACTTGTGCTTGGCTGCTAGCTATTTACAGCGGTGTCTCATGGAACAGGCGAAATGACCACTTTGCCGGCGGCTCTTCCTGTCTCGAGGTAGGAAAACGCCTCCACGACCTGGGAGAAGGGGAAAGGCCCCTTGGGGTCGACCACCGGCTTCACCTTCCCGGACTCGAGGTAAGGGTTGAGCTTCGCCAGGACGGACCCGTCGGAGGTGACCACGAACCGGAACCCCGGCGGCGTGACCGCGCCGGTGAGGACCACCACGCTGCCGCCTTCCTTCACCACCTTGACCGCCTTCTCGCCCTGGCCTGAAACCCCCGATCGAGCGTGTGACCGTGTGTCAGCTCCGGACTTACGTACTGCTTGCTTGGTGTGTGTGTTTTTGTCAGTGTTCCATTCTGCTGACACAAAGAGAACTTACCGACTGCGTCGAACACGACGTCGTACTTGTCCGGCATGTCGTCGAAGCTGTCCTTGGTGTAGTCGATGGCCACGTCGGCTCCCAGGCTTTTCAGGAGCTCCAGCTTCGGGGTGCTGGCTGTGGCCGCCACCTTCGATGCGCCGTAAACTTGCTTCGCCAGCTTTATGGCGCCATGTTCAGTATAGGTTAGTGCATTGACTGGACATAAATTCAGTTGTGAGATTGGACTGAAGCCAGGCAGGAGCAGTGTCGGACCTGGATGACAAGGGACCCGACTCCACCGGCGCCGCCGAGGACAAGGATGGACTTGCCGGCGGAGAAGCCCGCCCTCTCGAGGCCCTCGTGGGCGGTCTCGATGGCGAGCGGCAGACCGGCGGCCTGCGCGAAGTCGATGCTCTTTGGCTTGAGGGCCACCAGCTTCTCCTCCACGGCGGTGTACTCCGCCAGCGAGCCGAACTGTTTGGGACCCTCGAGGACCTTCTCGCTGATGTGGCCGTACACCTCGTCGCCCTCCTTGAGGTTCTTTACCTGGCTGCCGACCTTGACGACGACTCCGGCCATGTCGTACCCTGGCACAGTCTGCAGACCACCAAGTCCACGACACAACACAACACGCAGGTGATCAAATCAAGGGCTCGGGCTCGGAAGGACGTGAAGCTGAAGGGGCGCCCGAGCTCACCGGGAGtggggagtcggtggccttgaacTTGCCCATGCGCCGCTTGGAATCAACGGGGTTGAGCGCCGCGGCCGCCACCTTCACCAGCACCTGGTCCTCGCCCACCGCCGGCACCGACACGGCCTCGTCGAGCTTGAGCACGCTGGCGTCCCCATACTCCTCGTACGCCCAAGCCTTCATCGTCCCGGGAACGTCCGTCGCCGTGACGGCCACCGCCGGGGACGATGACGCCGCGGTCACCACGCTCCGGCCCGGCCCACCGCATCTTCTTGCGGTGGCGGCATCACTCGTCCTCGCTGCCGGAACCGAGGacaggaggagctggggtcgCGTCGCTGGGCGCGGGAAGCATGACCTGGAGCATGGATTCGGAAGGATCGAGTAGGCGAGGAATGCTTGCATCTTGGTAATCTTTCTTATGCTCCTCtggtttctgtgttcttcgtgtgcgtgcgtgcgtgcgttctGGTGATTGCTTAGCTTTAGTTTATCAGCTGGGAGTGGCGGGGAATGGGTGGGGATAGAAGGCTGCGGGAGGATCTGGTTGAGATTTGCGTTGGTGATCGAAGGAAGGAGAAAGTTCCGCTGGTTGTGACACGTGGCTGGCTAGTAGGCTTCAGGTTCAGCAGGTCACTTTCCTTGCACACAATTTTTGACGCCAGGAGCAGCTAGCAGGTCACTTGTGGATCTATAAGAGATGAAGTTCGCCCGGCCGAACATCTAATGACTATTTTTCCAAGATATAAATAATTAAGTAATCCATCCTCCAAAGGGtttcaatagtacctaaagttttGACCTTCTCAATACCTATGAAGAGACTGTTGGGTGAAGGGAGTGTAGGGTGTCTCATATTTCTCGTTTGCAAAACCATATTAGTCATGTACTAGCAAATTTTGACAGATCAGAGGACCGTACCATGGTCTGAATCCAGTCTGGTCCATTAGATGTCCCTAAGATGTGTAGGGATGAACTCCAAAACCCTTGAGCAATACACTCCTTTTTACCCTCGCAAAAAAACCCTATGAAAACATAAAATTTAGCATCCCTATCCTCTCTATCTAGCCTTTCTTTATCTCTTCTAGATGTAGTCATAGCAATCATGCTATTATTGTCATGTAccttatattatatatatatttcaaagACTCATGTATTTTATCTTTAGGCATAATCCTCATCTTAAGCATTTCAACATCATGTGCTAAGTTATCAAGTTTATGTGAGGTGTTATCAAGTTCTTTTTATTTTGCACTAACCATAGTATTTATTTTTTCGTGGCAACGAATTCTTTAATAACACTTTCAAGACCATTCGGTATATTTTATCACTATAAGGCCTAACATAGTTGTTTCCAAAACTAGTCCTATAAGATTTGTTTCAAAATTATTCCTTCAAACAAATTTACATCAACTTGATATTTATTTTTTTCAACAAGAGAAGCTACATGTACATATTTAGGAGCTATATGAACTTgtttagaagaaaggatatacatgaTTATATCCAATTTATTATTTAGACAAGACATTTCTTCAACATAATTTAACTTCTTGCAAGTCGGTCtccttttagtgtgccattggGGTAGTTTGCCATCGTCTCATCAAGTAGATTAGTAACTCCCCGCAaggtgatttccatgaaggtccCACCTACAACAGagtctaaaatatttttggacatAGAGTTAAGACCAACATAGAAAGTTTGCAAAACCATCCACTCACTTACACCATGTGCAGGAAAAATATTAGTCCTAGTTTTCTTCATTTCCCAATCTTGAGCTACATGCTCATGCTCAGTTTGTTTCGAATTCATGATAAAATTTCCAATTGTATAATTTTTGCAGGAGGATTATATTTTCCAGTGAAAGTATATTTACACCTAGTCCATATATCAATACTATTCTTAGGTAAAGATAGCACCTTTCTTAGCTCTAGCTATTAATGAAAATGGAAAAGTTGTAATTGACAATATCAACTTGTAGCTATTTATAGTTTTTTCACACAACATATtttaacaaaattattcaagtgagaGGCATTATATTCATTATAAGAACCATTGAATTGATCTTTCACCACTAAGTTTAATAAAAGTAGGGCTAATTACATAAGATACAACCTAAGTAGTTTCTCATGCAATAGGTGTACTAATGAAATCATCATCATTAGTACTTGAAACTCACAAAATTTGGTATTTTGGGCTGAAATATACAAGATTTAAAGCTTGAAACAAAAGCGAGCGCTTGCTGgatttttgtgtgtgtggttttttGGTTTCTTGAAAAGCATGAAATTAAactaaggaaaaataaaaagtaagTAAAGAAGACAAATAAAAAGGAAGCAAAATAATTGAGCGTAGAACATATGACTACAAGATGAGCTCCCCCGCTATGGCGCAAGAAATTCTTTAGCAGTTTCCTTGCTATAGGAAGTTGTTGCCCCCTCCCCATGAGAAGGgaatgtagcaagcaacaagtatttCCTCCACTTGAGAGTAATGTTTATAGACTCATTAGCAGTAATTGAACTACAACCAATGATCAATACCTTCACACAATTACATAACTTCTTCTTGGTCTGAAACTAAACTAGTGAGATTGTTGGTCTCACTAGCCTTGCTAGTTACACCGATTAACAAGTTGTGTGGTAGGAATTGATGATTGCAAACAAAACAAAGAAACAATTCAGATTGTAAGGGATAATAAGAATGTTTGATAGAGTTTGTGATTATGAGGAATAAAGGAccgagatgttggaaatatgccctagaggcaataataaattggctatcattacatttccttgttcacaataatcgtttattatccatgctagaattgtatcgattggaaactgatacgtctccgtcgtatctacttttccgaactcttttgcccttgttttcgactctaatttgcatgatttgaatggaactaac
This genomic stretch from Hordeum vulgare subsp. vulgare chromosome 6H, MorexV3_pseudomolecules_assembly, whole genome shotgun sequence harbors:
- the LOC123401883 gene encoding 2-methylene-furan-3-one reductase-like, with the protein product MQAFLAYSILPNPCSRSCFPRPATRPQLLLSSVPAARTSDAATARRCGGPGRSVVTAASSSPAVAVTATDVPGTMKAWAYEEYGDASVLKLDEAVSVPAVGEDQVLVKVAAAALNPVDSKRRMGKFKATDSPLPTVPGYDMAGVVVKVGSQVKNLKEGDEVYGHISEKVLEGPKQFGSLAEYTAVEEKLVALKPKSIDFAQAAGLPLAIETAHEGLERAGFSAGKSILVLGGAGGVGSLVIQLAKQVYGASKVAATASTPKLELLKSLGADVAIDYTKDSFDDMPDKYDVVFDAVGQGEKAVKVVKEGGSVVVLTGAVTPPGFRFVVTSDGSVLAKLNPYLESGKVKPVVDPKGPFPFSQVVEAFSYLETGRAAGKVVISPVP